In Candidatus Aegiribacteria sp., the DNA window GTTCCTGGCGATCTGTCTCACCCAGCCTCCGAAATTGTACGGTGCCCTCAGAGTTGACAGCTTCAGAAAACTTCTCAGAAAGGCTTCCTGAGCGACATCCTCCGCGTCGTGGACGTTGCCCAGCAATCCGGTCAATTCCGACATTATCCCCGTCCGGCAGCGCCTTACCAGATCGTTGAAAGCGGAAATGTCACCGGACTGAGCCGCTCTTGTCAGTTCTTCGTCTGATCTTTTCTCCATCATATTTCCTCCGCGTTACACTCAATTAACCCACGAATGTTTCAAAGGTTCGGTTTGATTCAAAGGTAAGCAAAGAGGAAGATAACAGCGAACGAACTGGAACCGCCATCAGTCCTTCTTCCAGCCACTTTTTATACTTCATAGTGGGGAGGAGTATCGACAATGGAGAATCCCATTCGCCAGGTCCTTTTCAGCAGCTATGGTCTGGATTTGATGCTGTTCCTGTTCCAGCGTATTCTCAGATGGATGCTCTTTTCATATCAAGGTGCGCACCTGTTTCTTGGTTAAACTGCTGGTCTTGCCGTATGAATCGGGTTCTTACTCGGTGGAACTCGTGGAAGGGACAAAGAACAGGCCAGCTACTTGATTCTCGGCGCTGAATACCACCTTGATGTCTATCATTGCATACTCGAATTCGCAGGTAACGAAAATGATCACCCAACTATCGGTCTCCTCCATATGTGTCCCTGTCTGTTTCTGGAAAACGCCAACCTGTGAAATTAGAGAGTTCCAGGTATCTCTAAGCATTTCCGAAGGGAACACGTCCTTCATATCGCTGTCGAAGTCTTCCACCGCCGTTGAGAAATCCCCCGCCACTGTCGATTCCACGAGTTTCGTTGCTAATGCGGTAAGCTCTTCTGATCTCGATTCCTCTTCAGTGCTCCCGCACCCGGCCAGGAAACCCGACAGAGAGACCAGTAACAAGAAGGATATTCCCCTGATTAAA includes these proteins:
- a CDS encoding DUF3887 domain-containing protein — protein: MASPNSALIRGISFLLLVSLSGFLAGCGSTEEESRSEELTALATKLVESTVAGDFSTAVEDFDSDMKDVFPSEMLRDTWNSLISQVGVFQKQTGTHMEETDSWVIIFVTCEFEYAMIDIKVVFSAENQVAGLFFVPSTSSTE